In one window of Gammaproteobacteria bacterium DNA:
- a CDS encoding GldG family protein, whose amino-acid sequence MKLTKKSRRLSRLNSRIFFILLITIAAILAWLSTQYNYQADWTSSGRHTLSEASQTLLSRLDGPVNITAYARDDKRLRKRITRLIERYQRIKPDITLNYINPDVVPDKIRELGISVNGELVIHYGDRSEHVQSHSEDDLTNALHRLVRGEQRWLAFIEGHGERKPFGHANHDLSDWVRQLTKRGLKVYPLKLATIASISDNTAVLVIAGPEVDLLPGEVAMIVAYVDGGGNVLWLADPGSTHGLTPLAEQLGVAFQPGTIVHPTTELYGIEHPTIILVTTYGLHPAIQDFPYLSVFPKTVGIELNAPDGWHGEALLITAEHAWSEIGELNGEITFNEGSDIEGPLVIGVALSRPVPHSDGEKEQRLVIIGDGDFLSNAYLGNIGNLDLGLKLMNWLAAADDLIDIPARTAPDLTLELSYTTSAVIGFTFLLVLPLVLLLCGFIIWWRRNSR is encoded by the coding sequence ATGAAGCTCACCAAAAAATCACGACGGCTATCACGACTTAACAGCCGGATTTTTTTCATCCTGCTGATCACCATCGCCGCGATATTGGCGTGGCTCAGCACGCAGTACAACTACCAGGCGGATTGGACCAGCAGTGGTCGACATACGCTCTCGGAAGCAAGCCAAACCTTATTGTCGCGCCTTGATGGCCCTGTGAACATCACGGCTTACGCTCGCGATGACAAACGGCTTCGAAAACGGATCACAAGGCTCATTGAGCGCTACCAACGCATTAAGCCAGACATCACCTTAAACTACATCAACCCCGACGTGGTCCCAGACAAGATTCGCGAGTTAGGAATCAGCGTGAATGGCGAACTCGTCATTCACTACGGGGACCGCTCTGAACACGTGCAATCCCACAGTGAAGACGACCTGACTAATGCATTGCACCGACTGGTCCGTGGCGAACAACGCTGGCTTGCTTTTATCGAGGGACACGGCGAGCGAAAGCCATTTGGTCATGCAAATCACGACCTAAGCGACTGGGTACGGCAACTGACCAAGCGCGGGTTGAAGGTGTATCCGCTTAAGCTCGCGACGATCGCGTCCATTTCGGACAACACAGCGGTGCTGGTGATCGCCGGTCCTGAAGTGGACCTGCTTCCCGGTGAAGTTGCCATGATTGTTGCTTACGTCGATGGGGGAGGTAACGTGTTATGGCTTGCAGATCCAGGCAGTACCCACGGCCTCACGCCGCTAGCTGAGCAACTTGGTGTCGCGTTCCAGCCAGGCACCATCGTCCACCCGACAACAGAGCTCTATGGTATCGAACACCCGACGATCATCTTAGTGACAACATACGGTCTTCATCCTGCGATCCAGGATTTTCCCTACCTCAGCGTGTTCCCAAAGACCGTTGGCATCGAACTCAATGCGCCCGATGGGTGGCACGGCGAAGCCCTCTTGATAACGGCCGAGCATGCCTGGTCTGAGATTGGGGAACTCAATGGAGAGATTACATTTAACGAAGGCAGCGATATTGAAGGGCCGCTGGTGATCGGCGTGGCACTGTCTCGTCCAGTGCCACATAGCGATGGTGAAAAAGAGCAGCGCCTCGTGATTATTGGCGATGGCGATTTTCTCTCCAACGCCTATCTCGGCAACATTGGAAATCTGGATCTTGGTCTCAAGCTCATGAACTGGTTAGCGGCCGCTGATGATCTTATTGACATACCGGCGCGGACAGCGCCAGACCTCACCCTTGAACTCTCTTACACAACCTCCGCCGTTATCGGTTTTACCTTCCTGCTCGTTCTACCACTCGTCTTACTCTTGTGCGGTTTCATTATCTGGTGGCGCCGAAACAGCCGTTAA
- a CDS encoding DUF4340 domain-containing protein, with protein sequence MRSRLLLNLGLLCLVLVLVLIAVYQPGRPPPAEPARLTKASEESIQLIRIIRKHQDDIVLRKEGHQWWMEEPITARADDYRASSILGILDAESEVRLDANQTDRARFKLDDPRIQLALGELIFAFGNANPLGQQRYVLFNDTIYLTDDRIYHHLIADAANFVSLQLLPIDARLTAIQLPIHQLQWLDGTWSVTPEAPDISMDAVLQLVDAWRMAKALFVRRYQEDTQLGPVRLTTEQGQSFNFAIMATSPTLILARPELGIQYHFSEAATKDLLALDDAP encoded by the coding sequence ATGCGATCGCGCCTGCTCCTGAATCTTGGGCTCTTGTGCCTGGTGCTGGTGCTAGTTCTCATCGCCGTCTACCAACCGGGTAGGCCACCCCCTGCCGAGCCAGCCCGACTGACGAAGGCGAGCGAAGAGTCAATCCAACTAATCCGTATTATCCGCAAGCACCAAGATGATATCGTGCTGCGTAAAGAGGGTCATCAATGGTGGATGGAGGAACCGATCACTGCGCGCGCGGACGACTACCGCGCATCTTCTATCCTTGGCATCCTTGACGCGGAGAGCGAGGTGCGACTTGACGCCAATCAAACCGATCGCGCGCGTTTCAAGCTCGATGATCCGCGCATACAGCTGGCTCTAGGCGAGCTGATCTTTGCCTTCGGCAATGCCAATCCCTTAGGCCAGCAGCGCTATGTGCTGTTCAATGACACAATCTATTTAACAGACGATCGCATCTACCACCATTTGATTGCCGATGCGGCCAACTTTGTCAGTCTACAACTCTTACCAATCGATGCGCGCCTGACTGCAATTCAACTACCCATCCATCAGTTGCAGTGGCTTGATGGAACCTGGTCCGTAACGCCTGAGGCCCCTGACATCAGCATGGACGCCGTTCTGCAACTAGTCGATGCCTGGCGCATGGCCAAGGCACTGTTCGTGCGACGCTATCAGGAGGATACACAGCTGGGTCCTGTTCGTCTCACGACTGAACAAGGCCAAAGCTTCAATTTTGCTATCATGGCAACGTCACCGACGCTAATCTTGGCCCGGCCAGAACTCGGGATTCAATACCATTTTTCCGAAGCAGCAACAAAGGATCTACTCGCGTTGGACGATGCGCCATGA
- the mutM gene encoding bifunctional DNA-formamidopyrimidine glycosylase/DNA-(apurinic or apyrimidinic site) lyase: MPELPEVETALRGIRPYVIGEPVARVVVRDPRLRWPIPKALGAELPTQTIVCIKRRGKYLLLYGQTGCAILHLGMSGSLRIFPAETAPEKHDHVDIVFTNGTLLRLRDPRRFGALLWTRGDPLAHPLLANLGPEPWDPAFNGAYLHQRARHRRLPVKSFVMDSRTVAGVGNIYANEALHLAGIHPARRAGRIAHRRYDALVGAIRTVLDAAIAQGGTTLRDFVDSAGRAGYFKQRLRVYHRAGKPCPSCHAPIRQRSIGQRTTFFCSSCQH, from the coding sequence ATGCCTGAGCTCCCGGAAGTTGAGACTGCCCTACGGGGCATTCGCCCGTATGTCATCGGCGAGCCCGTGGCGCGGGTCGTGGTGCGGGATCCCCGTTTGCGCTGGCCGATTCCGAAAGCGCTAGGAGCAGAACTCCCAACCCAGACCATCGTTTGCATCAAACGGCGGGGCAAATACCTTTTGCTGTACGGCCAGACTGGCTGCGCGATTCTCCATCTCGGCATGTCCGGGAGCCTGCGCATCTTCCCGGCAGAGACAGCCCCCGAAAAACACGATCACGTGGACATCGTCTTCACGAATGGAACCCTGCTCCGGTTACGGGACCCCCGCCGTTTCGGCGCCTTATTATGGACCCGCGGTGATCCCCTCGCCCACCCGTTACTGGCAAACCTTGGCCCGGAACCCTGGGATCCGGCCTTCAATGGGGCCTACCTCCATCAGCGTGCGCGTCACCGGCGGCTCCCCGTGAAATCATTCGTCATGGACTCGCGCACGGTGGCCGGGGTGGGCAACATCTACGCCAACGAGGCGCTACACCTAGCCGGCATTCACCCGGCGCGCCGTGCAGGACGCATTGCCCACCGCCGTTACGATGCGCTGGTGGGAGCAATCCGCACTGTCCTCGATGCAGCCATCGCCCAAGGCGGTACGACACTCCGCGACTTCGTTGACAGTGCCGGGCGCGCTGGCTATTTCAAACAACGGCTTCGCGTTTACCATCGGGCGGGCAAGCCTTGTCCGAGCTGCCATGCACCGATACGCCAACGCTCCATCGGGCAGCGCACCACGTTTTTCTGTTCATCCTGCCAACACTGA
- a CDS encoding MAPEG family protein, which yields MTIPVWVLLGFAAWTVISVLASVGVYRWGGSFRARAALMDFPAEATPGSDWYARAMRAHANCIEDLPIYAAVVVAIIATGVHSHTLAVLALVLLVARVGQTITHIALQPSNVAVAVRFGLYAAQLVCMIWMGVRVAVFAYAH from the coding sequence ATGACCATACCCGTTTGGGTGCTCCTCGGATTTGCGGCTTGGACCGTCATCAGTGTGCTGGCAAGCGTCGGAGTGTACCGCTGGGGCGGGTCCTTTCGGGCAAGGGCAGCGCTCATGGACTTTCCGGCGGAGGCAACGCCAGGGAGTGACTGGTACGCCCGCGCCATGCGCGCCCACGCCAACTGTATTGAGGATCTGCCCATCTATGCAGCGGTGGTCGTAGCGATCATCGCAACCGGCGTGCATAGTCACACACTTGCCGTGCTCGCTCTTGTGCTGTTGGTGGCTCGCGTGGGTCAGACGATCACACACATTGCCCTTCAACCCAGCAATGTGGCCGTGGCCGTTCGCTTCGGCCTCTATGCGGCCCAGCTCGTTTGCATGATCTGGATGGGCGTGCGTGTTGCCGTCTTTGCCTACGCACACTAA
- the ggt gene encoding gamma-glutamyltransferase, translating to MRGLAFLVLAFGILGGCAERPPQAAIAAAHPLAVRAGLEILEAGGNAFDAAVAVTATLAVVEPYSSGLGGGGFWLLFRARDERYSLLDGRETAPSAAHQDMYLDGAGELIPRASLDGALAAGIPGVAAGLDYLATHYGALPLAVSLAPAIRHARTGFPVSERYRRMAAFRLDALRASPAATEVFLLVGEVPPIGYMVRQPALATTLERIAVAGRAGFYHGPIARRLVAGVRAGGGIWTLTDLAAYDVMVRAPVIGEYAGTRVVSAAPPSSGGVALVEMLNILSGFDLDAMDPVTQKHVIIEAMRRAYHDRANALGDPDFVEVPVARLTDPAYGKGLAATIELDQATPSAVSSKVEARRSSGHQTTHFSIIDFEGNRVAATLSINYPFGSAFMPSGTGVLLNDEMDDFSARPGTPNAYGLVGGEANAIAPGKRPLSSMTPTFLERNDRIAILGTPGGSRIITMVLLAALEFAAGKGPISWVGLPRYHHQYLPDEVQFEPGALDEFDQIGLARRGHTLRELNRPYGNMQAILWDAKTGAITAASDPRGEGQGVVLSATRQALQRTH from the coding sequence GTGCGGGGGCTTGCTTTTTTGGTACTCGCTTTCGGGATCCTGGGCGGTTGCGCTGAGCGCCCGCCACAGGCGGCTATTGCGGCCGCCCATCCCCTTGCAGTGCGGGCAGGGCTCGAGATCCTGGAGGCGGGGGGCAATGCATTTGATGCCGCAGTGGCGGTGACGGCGACACTGGCGGTGGTGGAACCCTACAGTTCGGGGCTTGGGGGCGGGGGTTTTTGGTTACTATTCCGCGCCCGCGATGAGCGCTACAGCCTACTGGACGGTCGCGAGACCGCCCCTTCGGCGGCGCATCAGGATATGTACCTGGATGGGGCTGGTGAGCTGATCCCGCGCGCTTCCTTGGACGGCGCGCTGGCCGCGGGCATCCCGGGCGTTGCGGCGGGGCTCGATTATCTTGCTACACACTATGGCGCTCTGCCGTTGGCGGTGAGCCTGGCACCGGCCATCCGGCATGCGCGCACCGGTTTTCCCGTGAGCGAGCGGTATCGGCGCATGGCTGCATTTCGCCTTGACGCATTACGGGCTTCCCCTGCAGCTACCGAGGTTTTTCTCCTCGTTGGTGAGGTGCCACCGATAGGCTACATGGTGAGGCAGCCGGCGCTTGCCACGACGCTGGAGCGGATCGCGGTTGCTGGGCGGGCCGGATTCTACCACGGCCCGATCGCGAGACGTCTTGTCGCTGGCGTGCGGGCGGGCGGTGGGATCTGGACGCTGACGGACCTCGCCGCTTATGACGTGATGGTACGCGCTCCGGTCATTGGAGAGTACGCGGGCACGCGTGTGGTCTCAGCCGCACCGCCGTCCTCGGGGGGTGTGGCGCTTGTCGAGATGCTAAATATCCTCAGTGGTTTTGATCTCGATGCAATGGATCCCGTGACGCAAAAGCATGTCATTATCGAAGCCATGCGCCGGGCGTATCACGACCGGGCAAACGCCTTAGGGGATCCCGATTTTGTGGAGGTCCCCGTCGCACGGCTTACTGATCCTGCTTATGGCAAGGGGCTTGCCGCCACCATCGAGCTGGATCAGGCCACACCGAGCGCCGTATCGTCCAAGGTCGAAGCACGTCGCAGCTCGGGACATCAGACGACGCACTTTTCCATCATCGACTTCGAAGGCAATCGGGTCGCTGCCACGTTGAGTATTAATTATCCTTTTGGTTCTGCGTTCATGCCGTCGGGCACAGGCGTGCTGCTGAATGATGAGATGGATGATTTTTCGGCGCGCCCGGGGACACCCAATGCCTATGGCCTTGTGGGTGGGGAGGCGAATGCCATCGCCCCCGGCAAGAGGCCCTTGTCCAGTATGACACCCACGTTTCTCGAACGTAATGACCGGATCGCCATCCTTGGCACGCCCGGTGGCTCACGTATCATCACCATGGTGCTGCTGGCAGCCCTTGAGTTTGCCGCAGGCAAAGGACCCATATCTTGGGTGGGTCTTCCCCGCTATCATCACCAGTACTTGCCCGACGAAGTGCAATTTGAACCCGGCGCGCTGGATGAGTTCGATCAGATTGGCCTTGCGCGGCGCGGCCATACACTTCGGGAACTTAACCGTCCCTACGGTAACATGCAGGCCATCCTATGGGATGCGAAGACCGGAGCGATCACGGCCGCAAGCGACCCGCGGGGCGAGGGCCAGGGCGTCGTCTTGTCGGCGACACGTCAAGCCTTGCAACGAACACACTAG
- the coaD gene encoding pantetheine-phosphate adenylyltransferase: MKNTAIYPGTFDPITHGHTDIIVRAAQLFDHVIVAVAAGTDKEMAFMVDERVALAQAVLASMSNVEVCRFDGLLAHFAKARGAKVIVRGLRAVSDFEYEFQMAGMNRKLMPEVETVFLTPAEQYTFISSSLIREIAALGGDVSEFVDERVREELNKRLR, translated from the coding sequence ATGAAAAACACGGCAATCTATCCCGGCACCTTTGATCCCATTACACATGGACACACCGATATCATCGTGCGTGCGGCCCAGCTGTTTGACCATGTCATTGTCGCGGTGGCGGCGGGTACCGACAAGGAAATGGCGTTTATGGTGGACGAGCGCGTCGCCTTGGCCCAAGCCGTGCTGGCGTCGATGAGCAACGTTGAGGTGTGTCGTTTCGACGGTTTGCTCGCGCATTTCGCCAAGGCCCGAGGCGCCAAGGTGATCGTGCGTGGATTGCGTGCGGTATCGGACTTCGAGTACGAATTTCAAATGGCTGGCATGAATCGCAAGCTGATGCCGGAGGTAGAAACGGTCTTTCTCACGCCGGCCGAGCAATATACCTTTATCTCGTCCAGCTTGATTCGCGAGATCGCCGCTTTGGGGGGGGACGTCAGTGAGTTTGTCGACGAGCGCGTGCGCGAGGAGCTCAACAAACGCCTGCGCTAG
- the rsmD gene encoding 16S rRNA (guanine(966)-N(2))-methyltransferase RsmD, whose product MTQKPRRLPGKVRIIGGQWRGRRISVPPINGLRPTPDRVRETLFNWLQPVIEGARCLDLFAGSGALGFEAASRGAAKVIMIEHDERTYQGLVEQVTRLAADTVELVQADALEWLHGAQNAFDVVFLDPPFAGKILARVTQLLHDRHWLGPRACIYIESDQTQGVSPVPKSWVLKKKGAAGSVQFRLFEERGESLER is encoded by the coding sequence GTGACGCAAAAGCCACGCCGTTTGCCCGGGAAGGTGCGAATCATTGGGGGACAATGGCGCGGCCGGCGCATTTCCGTCCCTCCTATCAACGGCTTGCGGCCGACTCCCGATCGCGTTCGGGAAACGCTATTTAATTGGTTACAACCAGTGATCGAGGGGGCGCGTTGCCTTGATCTTTTTGCGGGGAGCGGGGCACTCGGATTTGAAGCTGCCTCGCGCGGTGCCGCCAAGGTCATTATGATTGAGCACGATGAGCGCACATACCAAGGGCTCGTTGAACAAGTCACACGGCTTGCGGCCGACACAGTGGAGCTTGTCCAGGCCGACGCACTGGAGTGGTTGCATGGGGCGCAGAATGCTTTTGATGTGGTGTTTCTCGATCCACCGTTTGCGGGCAAGATACTAGCACGCGTGACGCAGCTCCTTCACGATCGGCACTGGTTGGGTCCACGCGCGTGCATCTACATTGAATCGGATCAGACCCAGGGCGTGTCGCCGGTGCCAAAAAGCTGGGTGCTTAAGAAGAAAGGCGCGGCAGGCAGTGTGCAATTTCGGCTTTTCGAGGAACGGGGCGAATCACTGGAGCGGTAA
- a CDS encoding pitrilysin family protein, translated as MRNSLLLVLGLVAPLAHGTPDIQHWQTANGAQVYFVEAHELPMVDVRVIFDGGSARDGGHAGVAVLTNGLLAEGADGLSADEISDNFEANGAIFEAGALRDMAWVSLRSLTDPEKLEPAVANLSRVLSRPDFPADVLDRERSRLLVALRYKQQSPSDLAQDAFYRAVYGEHPYAHPSEGTAESVQALSRDDVSAFYARYYTARNAVVAIVGDLSSREAKALAEAALAGLPEGGRAAALPPVPALTGPKEVRVAHPSAQTHILVGQAGVARSDPDVITLYVGNHALGGGGLVSRLSEEIREKRGLSYSVSSYFLPMRRRGPFTAGLQTRNDQADEALALLQANLAEYVAEGPTAEELRASKQNITGGFPLRIDSNRKIVGYLAMIGFYGLPLDYLDTFNGRVEAVTQADIREAFRKHLSPDRMITVRVGGEPATAVVDPAP; from the coding sequence ATGCGCAATAGCCTGTTGCTTGTGTTGGGGCTAGTTGCGCCCTTAGCTCATGGGACGCCGGACATTCAACACTGGCAGACAGCCAATGGGGCGCAAGTCTATTTTGTCGAGGCCCATGAACTGCCGATGGTAGATGTTCGCGTGATCTTCGATGGGGGGAGTGCCCGGGATGGGGGCCATGCCGGTGTCGCGGTGCTCACCAATGGATTGCTTGCAGAAGGCGCGGACGGCCTTTCCGCCGATGAAATCAGTGATAACTTTGAGGCCAACGGCGCGATTTTCGAGGCCGGGGCCCTTAGGGATATGGCCTGGGTGAGCTTAAGGAGTCTGACGGATCCCGAAAAGCTTGAGCCGGCGGTGGCGAACCTGTCACGGGTGCTGAGCCGCCCGGATTTTCCGGCCGATGTGCTCGATCGGGAGCGAAGTCGATTACTTGTCGCACTTCGTTATAAACAACAGTCTCCAAGTGACCTTGCGCAAGATGCCTTTTACCGAGCGGTGTATGGGGAACACCCCTATGCCCACCCCTCAGAGGGCACGGCGGAGAGTGTGCAGGCGCTGTCGCGGGACGATGTCAGTGCCTTTTACGCCCGTTACTACACAGCCCGCAATGCGGTGGTGGCCATCGTCGGTGATCTCAGCAGCCGAGAGGCCAAGGCGCTGGCTGAGGCCGCCCTCGCGGGGCTTCCTGAAGGGGGGCGGGCCGCGGCGCTACCCCCGGTGCCTGCCTTGACCGGTCCCAAGGAGGTGCGTGTTGCCCACCCGTCGGCCCAGACCCATATCCTTGTGGGACAAGCGGGCGTTGCCCGCAGCGATCCGGACGTGATCACGCTATACGTAGGCAACCACGCATTAGGCGGCGGCGGCTTAGTGTCCCGTCTGTCCGAAGAGATCCGGGAAAAGCGGGGTTTGTCCTATAGCGTTTCAAGTTATTTCTTGCCCATGCGCAGGCGCGGGCCTTTCACCGCTGGGCTTCAGACGCGTAATGACCAGGCTGACGAAGCCCTCGCATTACTCCAAGCGAATCTCGCCGAGTACGTCGCAGAGGGTCCCACCGCCGAGGAGCTTAGGGCATCGAAACAGAATATTACCGGCGGGTTTCCCTTACGCATCGACAGCAACCGTAAGATAGTGGGATACCTTGCGATGATCGGATTCTATGGCTTGCCGCTTGATTATTTGGATACTTTCAATGGGCGGGTTGAAGCGGTGACGCAAGCGGATATACGCGAGGCGTTCAGGAAGCATCTGTCACCGGATCGGATGATCACGGTACGCGTCGGCGGCGAGCCAGCAACGGCCGTCGTCGATCCGGCTCCCTAG
- a CDS encoding pitrilysin family protein has protein sequence MPVKLIQCAVYCLGLMPLCLQAEQVHEYVLDNGLKLMVKEEHRAPVVVSQVWYKVGASYEHDGITGISHALEHMMFKGTDTHPPGEFSRIIAANGGRENAFTSADYTAYFQQLERSRLRISFELEADRMRHLVLTVEAFAKEIRVVMEERRLRTEDKPTALTHERAMSVAFQTSSYRHPTIGWMADLEALTVEDLRAWYEAWYAPNNAIVVVVGDVDAKAVRELADKYFGPLPPGKPVLPVLRPEVAQDGMKRMTVKVPATVPYLLMAYKAPVLKMALDQPERFADWEPYALEVLAGILDGGNSARFSRRLVRDKQIAASVGLHYNLYARMESVVVIAGTPAEGHSVDDLERVLRDEITDLQTNPVAASELARVKAQVVAGNVYDRDSIFFQAMQIGILESVGLGWPVMDEYVERISAVTAEQVQTVARKYLTDERLTVAELDPQPLEGVARAGSAERAGHAQ, from the coding sequence ATGCCGGTGAAACTGATCCAATGCGCTGTTTATTGTCTTGGGCTTATGCCGCTCTGTTTGCAAGCAGAACAGGTTCACGAGTACGTTCTTGACAATGGGCTGAAGCTCATGGTCAAGGAGGAGCACCGTGCACCCGTTGTCGTGTCTCAGGTTTGGTACAAGGTGGGTGCAAGTTATGAACACGATGGCATTACCGGGATTTCCCACGCCCTCGAGCACATGATGTTCAAAGGCACGGACACGCATCCCCCTGGAGAGTTCTCGCGCATCATCGCTGCCAACGGCGGGCGGGAGAATGCCTTCACGAGTGCAGACTACACGGCCTATTTCCAACAACTCGAGCGATCCCGGTTGCGCATTAGTTTTGAGTTGGAGGCCGATCGGATGCGTCACCTTGTGCTCACCGTGGAAGCGTTTGCCAAGGAGATCCGGGTCGTGATGGAGGAGCGGCGTCTTCGTACGGAGGATAAGCCGACGGCACTAACCCACGAACGGGCGATGTCAGTTGCGTTCCAGACCAGTTCCTACCGCCACCCGACGATTGGCTGGATGGCGGATCTTGAGGCCTTAACGGTGGAGGATCTTCGCGCCTGGTACGAGGCTTGGTATGCCCCCAATAATGCGATAGTAGTTGTGGTGGGTGATGTCGACGCGAAAGCGGTGCGGGAGCTTGCAGACAAATACTTCGGTCCACTGCCGCCGGGCAAGCCGGTGCTGCCCGTGCTCCGGCCGGAGGTCGCGCAGGACGGTATGAAACGCATGACTGTGAAGGTTCCCGCGACGGTGCCCTACCTGTTGATGGCCTACAAGGCGCCGGTGCTGAAGATGGCCCTGGATCAGCCGGAGCGGTTCGCCGACTGGGAGCCCTACGCGCTTGAAGTGCTTGCCGGGATCCTCGACGGGGGTAACAGTGCGCGGTTCAGCCGGCGGCTTGTCCGGGACAAGCAAATCGCCGCGAGTGTTGGGCTGCACTACAATCTGTACGCGCGCATGGAGAGTGTGGTTGTCATAGCGGGCACGCCAGCTGAGGGACATTCGGTAGATGATCTTGAAAGGGTATTGCGCGATGAGATCACTGACCTTCAGACGAATCCGGTGGCGGCAAGCGAACTCGCACGTGTGAAGGCTCAAGTGGTTGCAGGGAACGTCTACGATCGGGACTCCATCTTCTTCCAGGCCATGCAAATCGGCATTCTGGAGTCCGTGGGGCTCGGCTGGCCCGTGATGGATGAATACGTCGAGCGGATCTCGGCCGTAACCGCCGAGCAGGTACAGACGGTTGCGCGGAAATATTTGACGGACGAGCGCCTCACTGTTGCCGAGCTGGACCCGCAACCGCTTGAGGGCGTTGCGCGCGCAGGATCCGCCGAAAGAGCTGGCCATGCGCAATAG
- the ftsY gene encoding signal recognition particle-docking protein FtsY: MFGLKTDASFPRAATDRPSLRNPFIQGLRRTREGILSGVADRLLGRCAINDELLEDLEARLLTADLGVEATNDIISQLKTRLARKQLADHNALYGALREEMLANLLPVSRPLVLPNDQARPFVLLVLGTNGAGKTTTIGKLAQRFHEEGRRVLLAAGDTHRAAAIEQLQAWGARHHLPVIAQHKGADAAAVIFDALQAAKAQHCDVLIADTAGRLHTQGDLMKELTKIYQVVTQPKLGLPCEAMLVIDASTGQNALTQARAFQAALPVSGITLTKLDGTAKGGIIFAIAKTLKIPIRFVGVGEQQDDLRVFDAQAFVEALLAGGR, encoded by the coding sequence ATGTTCGGATTAAAGACGGACGCATCTTTCCCCCGTGCGGCCACGGACCGGCCGAGCCTACGCAATCCGTTCATTCAGGGCCTTCGCCGCACACGCGAAGGGATCCTCAGCGGCGTAGCCGATCGCCTGCTTGGCAGATGCGCCATCAATGACGAATTACTCGAAGACCTTGAAGCCCGATTGCTGACAGCCGACCTCGGGGTCGAGGCCACTAACGATATCATCTCGCAGCTGAAAACGCGCCTGGCCCGCAAGCAGCTCGCCGACCATAACGCGCTTTACGGGGCACTCCGGGAGGAGATGCTTGCCAACCTTTTGCCCGTCAGCCGCCCCTTAGTTCTGCCAAACGATCAAGCACGCCCCTTTGTATTACTCGTGCTCGGCACAAACGGCGCGGGAAAAACGACCACTATCGGCAAACTCGCACAACGATTTCATGAGGAAGGGCGACGTGTCCTGCTGGCGGCTGGCGACACACATCGCGCAGCCGCAATCGAGCAACTTCAGGCATGGGGGGCACGTCACCATCTCCCGGTCATTGCCCAGCACAAGGGCGCTGATGCCGCTGCTGTCATCTTTGACGCTCTGCAAGCGGCAAAAGCGCAGCATTGTGATGTACTCATCGCCGACACGGCTGGGCGCCTTCATACGCAAGGCGACCTGATGAAAGAACTGACGAAGATCTATCAGGTCGTCACTCAGCCAAAACTCGGGTTACCCTGCGAGGCCATGCTGGTCATCGACGCAAGCACCGGGCAAAACGCCTTGACCCAAGCGAGGGCCTTTCAGGCAGCCCTGCCGGTTTCCGGGATCACGCTAACGAAGCTCGATGGCACAGCCAAAGGTGGAATCATCTTTGCGATCGCCAAAACACTCAAGATCCCAATACGTTTCGTTGGCGTTGGCGAGCAGCAAGACGATCTCCGGGTATTTGATGCTCAGGCCTTCGTAGAAGCCTTGTTAGCCGGAGGGCGGTGA
- the ftsE gene encoding cell division ATP-binding protein FtsE, whose translation MIRCTRVSMQYPGRQQALKQVSLHVAHGEMAFVTGHSGAGKSTLLRLVALIERQSRGQIIINGQNLERIKGARIQLFRRQIGSIFQDYRLLHDRTVFDNVALPLAIVGYSPQEIGRRVRAALDKVALLHKARAYPITLSGGEQQRVGIARAVVNRPPLLLADEPTGNLDPDLSWDIMKLFTQFNQVGLTVLIATHDLSLIRRMNYRIITLREGRLVTDNREVVH comes from the coding sequence ATGATCCGCTGCACCCGCGTCAGCATGCAATATCCCGGCAGGCAGCAGGCGTTAAAACAAGTCAGCCTGCACGTCGCCCATGGGGAAATGGCGTTTGTGACCGGACACTCAGGCGCTGGCAAGAGCACGCTGTTGAGGCTGGTTGCATTGATCGAACGTCAGAGTCGCGGCCAAATCATCATCAATGGACAAAACCTCGAGCGCATTAAAGGCGCTCGGATTCAACTATTCCGTCGCCAGATTGGATCGATTTTCCAGGACTACCGCCTGCTCCACGATCGGACCGTGTTCGACAATGTCGCTTTACCCCTCGCCATTGTTGGATATAGTCCTCAGGAGATCGGCCGACGGGTGCGCGCGGCATTGGATAAGGTGGCCCTATTACACAAGGCAAGGGCCTATCCCATCACGCTTTCCGGTGGCGAACAGCAACGCGTTGGCATCGCACGCGCCGTGGTTAACCGGCCGCCTTTGTTGCTAGCAGATGAGCCAACGGGCAACCTTGACCCGGACCTGTCCTGGGACATCATGAAGCTATTCACACAATTCAACCAAGTCGGCTTAACCGTATTGATCGCCACACACGATCTCAGTCTGATCAGGCGGATGAATTACCGCATTATCACCTTAAGAGAAGGCCGTCTGGTAACAGACAATCGAGAAGTTGTCCATTGA